A region of Anaeromusa acidaminophila DSM 3853 DNA encodes the following proteins:
- the rpmG gene encoding 50S ribosomal protein L33 — MRNAITLACTECKQRNYQSNKNKKNDPDRIELSKYCKFCKKHTVHKETK; from the coding sequence ATGCGTAACGCGATTACGTTGGCTTGTACGGAATGCAAACAACGCAACTATCAGTCCAATAAGAACAAGAAAAACGATCCTGATCGTATTGAACTGAGCAAGTATTGCAAGTTTTGCAAGAAACATACCGTACACAAAGAAACAAAGTAA